The Bradysia coprophila strain Holo2 chromosome IV, BU_Bcop_v1, whole genome shotgun sequence genome includes a region encoding these proteins:
- the LOC119066214 gene encoding probable ATP-dependent RNA helicase DDX28, translating to MFRNLSKVLQSSYFRTYASNPSVKQPVSPKTPLITCKVSKFNQYVESGIPKDTKFGTIPLASSGWQHYKSKGDKFTIHPIASLPHDEPADTSFADIQLDEQIVKNLKLRLDVTNPNSIQLNAFASVIRNDHTLIAAETGCGKTLAYLIPIVQKILSLKEKQTNDDMNTPTALILTPGRELASQIGIVAEKLCTNLNINVKTIIGGKTKRLMMDPEFGQVDILVGSMGAVSKLVTTGIYRMQCVRHVVVDEADTMFDDTFSDKLVHLMKRFPLHRNHIQEIDKNLIGTQLILASATMPTNTQELLQNVIDTTTINEVVSPSLHRLLPNVTQTFLRMSKMHRPIQMLAIVKEELSKKRPVIIFSNKSSSCDYVSIFLNDHDIECVNLNGDMLVQIRMGQFDKFQTGQVHVLSTTDVASRGLDTTRARHVINFDFPLHISDYIHRIGRIGRLGSHEQCEVTNFVSSHRELSVVQRIEHAARTATVLPNVNANISNIISNKLIKQMETEEKRYLKSLKE from the exons atgtttagaaACTTAAGTAAAGTCTTGCAATCATCGTACTTCCGGACGTACGCATCGAATCCATCAGTGAAACAGCCAGTGTCACCGAAAACACCGTTGATAACATGTAAAGTGAGCAAATTCAATCAATATGTCGAGTCGGGCATACCGAAAGACACAAAGTTCGGAACAATACCACTAGCATCATCCGGATGGCAACATTATAAGTCCAAAGGCGATAAATTCACCATTCATCCCATAGCATCCCTACCACACGACGAGCCTGCTGATACGTCTTTTGCCGACATACAATTGGACGAACAAATCGTCAAGAACTTAAAGCTACGCCTGGATGTAACGAATCCCAACAGTATTCAGTTAAATGCATTTGCTTCGGTTATTCGTAACGATCATACGTTAATTGCTGCTGAGACAGGCTGCGGGAAAACGCTTGCCTATTTGATTCCGATTGTGCAGAAAATTTTGTCACTGAAAGAGAAACAGACGAATGATGACATGAACACTCCGACAGCTTTAATATTAACTCCAGGAAGGGAATTGG CAAGTCAGATTGGCATCGTAGCGGAAAAACTGTGCACCAATCTCAATATAAATGTAAAGACAATCATCGGTGGTAAGACGAAAAGGCTGATGATGGATCCTGAATTTGGACAGGTTGACATTCTCGTTGGTTCAATGGGTGCCGTTAGTAAATTGGTCACGACTGGAATTTATCGAATGCAATGCGTACGCCATGTCGTCGTTGATGAAGCCGATACAATGTTCGATGACACCTTTTCCGATAAATTGGTTCATTTAATGAAACGATTtccg CTCCACAGGAATCACATTCAGGAAATTGACAAAAACCTCATCGGCACTCAGTTGATTCTTGCGTCAGCCACCATGCCCACCAACACCCAGGAACTGCTCCAAAACGTTATCGACACGACCACAATAAACGAAGTTGTTAGTCCCAGCTTACACCGACTCCTGCCAAACGTAACGCAGACATTTCTTCGAATGAGTAAAATGCATCGACCGATTCAAATGCTGGCCATCGTCAAAGAGGAGCTCTCCAAGAAACGACCCGTCATCATATTTTCGAACAAGTCATCGTCCTGCGATTACGTTTCGATATTCCTAAACGACCACGACATCGAATGTGTGAACTTAAATGGTGACATGCTGGTGCAAATTAGAATGGGACaatttgacaaatttcaaACCGGCCAAGTTCACGTTCTTTCGACAACTGATGTTGCGAGTCGCGGATTGGACACCACAAGA GCTCGCCATGtgatcaattttgattttccgtTGCACATTTCGGATTACATTCATCGCATCGGTCGAATCGGACGCTTAGGCAGCCACGAACAGTGTGaggttacaaatttcgtttcgaGTCATAGAGAATTGAGTGTGGTGCAGAGGATCGAACATGCAGCCCGGACTGCAACGGTTTTACCGAATGTTAATGCCAACATTTCGAATATAATCAGCAACAAATTAATCAAACAAATGGAAACGGAAGAGAAAAGATATTTGAAATCGCTTAAAGAATAA
- the LOC119066225 gene encoding post-GPI attachment to proteins factor 2: MLPQYERLDSNQIIFRIRFGIYCLAICTIPFFSFVFCVGYSLWSYFERATATHCGVRNYLPSISAAIGNYQPQRFVWQLAILLQVIPRLTVIYQYYLLYQVIVRKNRRPIAYTACIFNVVENLALVGLSLWTSIDDYEIHKTCFITFIATSECYMCMTYFLNKNALRSTGKLSRAQETSLALKRNLCVINVVSFFCAGYCFVRHNDRCEPGVYTLFALFEYIVVLTNMGFHLTSVYDFRDKWLIFDASKGFYFTSTHSTLI, from the exons ATGCTGCCCCAATACGAGAGATTAGATTCGAACCAAATTATATTCCGAATCCGATTCGGTATTTACTGTCTAGCCATCTGTACGATACCGTTCTTCAGTTTCGTATTCTGTGTGGGCTATTCGCTGTGGAGTTACTTCGAACGTGCCACGGCGACCCATTGCGGTGTTCGCAATTATCTTCCATCCATTTCGGCGGCCATAGGAAACTATCAGCCGCAAAGGTTCGTCTGGCAGTTAGCGATCTTACTTCAAGTTATTCCACGGCTGACCGTCATTTACCAGTACTACCTACTGTACCAAGTGATTGTTAGGAAGAATCGTCGTCCTATTGCCTACACAGCCTGTATATTCAATGTGGTGGAGAATTTGGCTCTAGTTGGATTGAGCCTATGGACATCGATTGATGATTACG AGATTCACAAGACTTGTTTCATCACCTTCATTGCAACGTCTGAGTGTTACATGTGCATGACGTACTTCTTGAACAAAAACGCTCTCAGAAGCACCGGGAAATTGTCGCGAGCTCAAGAGACATCGTTAGCATTGAAACGAAATCTCTGTGTCATCAACGTCGTCAGCTTTTTCTGCGCTGGCTATTGCTTCGTGAGACATAATGATCGCTGCGAACCGGGTG TGTACACCCTATTCGCACTGTTCGAGTACATTGTCGTCCTGACCAATATGGGCTTCCACCTGACGTCCGTGTACGATTTTCGAGACAAGTGGCTTATATTTGATGCATCGAAGGGATTCTATTTCACTTCGACGCATTCGACTTTGATTTAG